One Pedomonas mirosovicensis genomic region harbors:
- a CDS encoding cytochrome c oxidase subunit 3, which yields MAHEEETATTENRLHGPFHDTARQHEADRLGMLVFLASEVMLFGGLLGGALAIRLLHPVDYGRAAAQLHLWLGGLNTAILLTSSLLVALAVEAVRSGQARLAAWQLRGAMLLGIAFLAVKGLEYTLEYRDGLVPGLAGAHLESLVHALFMNLYFAATGLHALHVIGGLALLGFAAASRLAQADRNAVVVGNIALYWHLVDVVWIFLYPTLYLARPS from the coding sequence ATGGCGCATGAGGAAGAAACGGCGACCACAGAGAACCGCCTCCATGGTCCCTTCCACGACACAGCCCGCCAGCACGAGGCGGACCGGCTCGGCATGCTCGTCTTTCTTGCAAGCGAAGTTATGCTGTTCGGCGGCCTGCTTGGCGGAGCTCTTGCAATCAGGCTCCTGCACCCGGTCGACTATGGGCGGGCAGCGGCTCAACTGCACCTCTGGCTGGGCGGCCTCAACACGGCCATACTTCTGACCTCCAGCCTGCTGGTCGCCCTCGCCGTCGAGGCGGTACGCTCAGGCCAAGCCCGGCTGGCGGCATGGCAGCTGCGCGGAGCCATGCTTCTCGGCATCGCTTTCCTTGCCGTGAAGGGACTGGAATACACCCTCGAATACCGCGACGGCCTGGTGCCGGGTCTTGCCGGGGCGCATCTCGAAAGCCTGGTCCATGCGCTCTTCATGAACCTGTATTTTGCGGCGACGGGGCTGCACGCGCTCCACGTCATCGGCGGCCTCGCGCTGCTTGGCTTTGCAGCGGCAAGCCGGCTGGCGCAGGCCGATCGCAACGCCGTCGTCGTCGGCAACATCGCCCTTTACTGGCACTTAGTCGATGTCGTGTGGATATTTCTCTATCCAACCCTTTATTTAGCGAGGCCTTCATGA
- the coxB gene encoding cytochrome c oxidase subunit II, which produces MSHSVDLWPVQASAHAGEVDLLIGSFGALVFALSAPVFLLLVVFAVRYRNGRRADRTHKFDRNIWLEVSWSIIPFLLIIGFFVWSTFLFSQLRRPPEDSFVINVVGKQWMWKFQHPSGAREIDELHVPVGTSVRLIMTSQDVIHSLYIPALRIKQDVLPGRYTSMWFEATRPGVYPLRCAEYCGAEHSRMIGRFVALSQADYSEWLETTGASRDLAAQGETLFRRFGCSGCHTPGSSVHAPSLAGLYGSPVPLSDGRVILADEQYIHDSILLPNRDVAAGYRPIMPTFANVLSEEEVMLLSAYIKSLGGAER; this is translated from the coding sequence ATGAGCCACTCAGTCGACCTCTGGCCGGTTCAGGCATCCGCTCACGCCGGGGAAGTCGACCTTCTGATCGGCAGCTTCGGCGCGTTGGTATTCGCCCTGTCCGCGCCCGTCTTCCTGCTGCTGGTCGTCTTCGCCGTGCGCTACCGCAACGGCCGGCGTGCCGACCGAACCCACAAGTTCGATCGCAACATATGGCTGGAAGTCTCCTGGTCGATCATCCCTTTCCTCCTCATCATCGGCTTCTTCGTCTGGTCGACCTTCCTCTTCTCCCAACTCCGCCGTCCGCCCGAGGACAGCTTCGTCATCAACGTCGTCGGCAAGCAATGGATGTGGAAATTCCAACATCCGTCCGGAGCACGGGAAATTGATGAGTTGCACGTGCCAGTGGGCACCTCGGTCCGCCTCATCATGACGTCGCAAGACGTGATCCATAGCCTCTACATCCCGGCGCTTCGCATCAAGCAGGACGTCCTGCCCGGACGCTATACGAGCATGTGGTTCGAGGCGACTCGCCCCGGCGTCTACCCCTTGCGCTGCGCCGAATATTGCGGCGCGGAGCATAGCCGGATGATCGGGCGCTTCGTTGCGCTCAGCCAAGCCGATTATTCTGAGTGGCTCGAGACGACCGGCGCCAGCCGCGACCTGGCAGCGCAGGGAGAAACCCTGTTCCGTCGCTTCGGGTGCAGCGGCTGCCACACGCCAGGCTCAAGCGTGCACGCACCCTCGCTTGCCGGCCTTTACGGCTCACCGGTCCCGCTTTCCGACGGCCGGGTGATCCTTGCCGACGAGCAGTACATCCACGACAGCATCCTGCTCCCGAACCGGGACGTCGCCGCCGGTTACCGGCCGATCATGCCGACCTTTGCCAATGTCCTCAGCGAGGAGGAGGTAATGCTTCTGAGCGCCTACATCAAATCCCTGGGAGGGGCTGAGAGATGA
- a CDS encoding cytochrome c oxidase subunit I: MRLDLMTPAADLMTDDGYNRAFSLHGIVMVWFFLIPSIPNTFGNFLIPLMIGARDLAFPRLNLASWYIYLAGGLVTLMVVVLGGVDTGWTFYTPFSSAFANGYVVAAMSAVFVSGISSILTGLNFIVTVHKLRAPGMTWGRLPLFVWSHYATALILVLATPVLAITLVLVALERLFGIGIFDPRLGGDPLLFQNLFWFYSHPAVYIMVLPALGVVSELITSAAHKRVFGYWFIAYSSIAIAVIGFLVWGHHMFVAGQSLYASAIFSFLSIAVAVPSGIKVYNWTVTLYKGDISLDAPFLFAMGFIGLFVIGGLTGLMVAMLAIDVHVHDTYFVVAHFHYIMVGGTVSAFFGALHYWWPKITGRLYNDIWARVAALFVFGGFNLTFFPQFLLGYEGMPRRYHVYAPEFQALHVLSSAGASLLALGYLLPAFYLFRSLRYGKPAGPNPWGATGLEWTTPSPPPQHNFDEPPIVDSGPYAYPLQETKDGA; this comes from the coding sequence ATGCGGCTCGACCTGATGACGCCCGCCGCCGACCTGATGACGGACGACGGCTATAACCGCGCCTTCTCGCTCCACGGCATCGTCATGGTGTGGTTCTTCCTGATCCCGTCCATTCCCAACACCTTCGGCAATTTCCTCATCCCGCTGATGATCGGCGCGCGCGACCTGGCTTTCCCGCGCCTCAATCTGGCAAGCTGGTACATCTACCTCGCAGGCGGCCTTGTGACCCTGATGGTCGTGGTACTGGGCGGCGTCGATACGGGGTGGACCTTTTACACGCCATTCTCCTCGGCTTTTGCCAACGGCTATGTGGTTGCAGCCATGTCGGCGGTATTTGTGAGCGGTATTTCCTCAATCCTGACCGGCCTTAATTTCATTGTCACAGTGCACAAGCTGCGCGCGCCGGGGATGACCTGGGGCCGGTTACCGCTCTTCGTGTGGTCACATTACGCAACCGCACTCATCCTCGTCCTCGCTACACCCGTGCTGGCGATCACCCTCGTCCTCGTCGCGCTGGAGCGGCTCTTTGGCATCGGCATCTTCGACCCCCGCCTCGGCGGCGATCCCCTGCTCTTCCAAAACCTGTTCTGGTTCTACAGCCACCCAGCCGTCTACATCATGGTGCTTCCCGCCCTCGGCGTCGTGAGCGAACTCATCACCTCGGCCGCCCACAAGCGGGTCTTCGGCTACTGGTTCATCGCCTATTCCTCGATCGCGATCGCCGTCATCGGCTTTCTCGTCTGGGGGCATCACATGTTCGTCGCAGGCCAGTCCCTTTATGCCAGCGCGATCTTCTCGTTTCTCTCGATCGCGGTCGCCGTGCCGTCGGGGATCAAGGTCTACAACTGGACGGTGACGCTTTACAAAGGCGACATCTCGCTCGATGCGCCGTTCCTGTTCGCGATGGGCTTTATCGGCCTGTTCGTCATCGGCGGGCTGACCGGCCTTATGGTCGCGATGCTCGCCATCGACGTTCACGTCCACGACACCTATTTTGTCGTCGCCCATTTCCATTACATCATGGTCGGCGGGACGGTCAGCGCCTTCTTCGGTGCGCTCCATTACTGGTGGCCGAAGATCACCGGGCGGCTCTACAACGACATCTGGGCGCGCGTCGCCGCCCTGTTCGTCTTTGGCGGCTTTAACCTCACCTTCTTCCCGCAGTTCCTGCTGGGCTATGAGGGCATGCCGCGCCGCTATCATGTCTACGCGCCGGAATTCCAGGCGCTGCATGTGCTCTCGTCAGCCGGGGCCTCACTGCTGGCGCTCGGCTATCTTCTGCCCGCCTTCTATCTCTTCCGCTCGCTGCGCTACGGCAAGCCCGCTGGGCCGAACCCGTGGGGCGCGACGGGTCTTGAATGGACAACACCCTCGCCGCCGCCCCAGCATAATTTCGATGAGCCGCCCATCGTTGACAGCGGCCCTTACGCCTATCCGCTGCAGGAGACGAAGGATGGCGCATGA
- a CDS encoding transposase: MDDRASFRRFYGFSGAEPTPERTAFVRFRKVLVTCGLDRTLFKRSRPSSLACRDAPACLRPSAIPRHCGRI, translated from the coding sequence TTGGATGATCGCGCCTCGTTCCGCCGGTTCTACGGCTTCTCCGGCGCCGAGCCGACGCCCGAGCGCACGGCGTTTGTGCGGTTCCGTAAGGTGCTGGTCACTTGTGGTCTCGATCGCACGCTGTTCAAGCGGTCACGGCCCAGCTCGCTCGCCTGTCGCGACGCTCCCGCCTGTCTAAGACCTTCCGCTATACCCCGCCACTGTGGGAGGATCTAA
- a CDS encoding cytochrome C oxidase subunit IV family protein encodes MTRATGRLLIVWAALMALLSLTIAATLLGLGPAAPFVSYGIALTKAGLILWFFMDLRKDRGTERLAGFSAFAWAAILFVFLAADYLTRSTFASS; translated from the coding sequence ATGACCCGCGCCACAGGCCGGTTGCTGATCGTCTGGGCTGCCCTCATGGCGCTGCTCAGCCTCACCATCGCCGCCACTCTCCTCGGGCTCGGCCCGGCCGCGCCCTTCGTCAGCTATGGCATCGCCCTGACGAAAGCCGGCCTCATCCTCTGGTTCTTCATGGACCTACGCAAGGATCGCGGAACCGAGCGTCTCGCCGGCTTCTCCGCCTTCGCCTGGGCAGCAATCCTGTTCGTGTTTCTGGCAGCGGACTACCTGACGCGCAGCACGTTTGCGAGTTCATAA
- a CDS encoding TetR-like C-terminal domain-containing protein — protein MIETTPLADISITRVVSEAGVTRPTFYQQFPDILAAARVAAFRRLETAFPFPKPLLPGTVLTTERVRDCIVKQAEPLFEHLAAHRAFYVSVMDEAGTAGFFDELIDFTAARLLPEAMAASAGSPERVAITTKFFAGGLTWLTIRWLRDDTTSSAAVMSRQVADLVANFIGGVVSAESDQASQQTAPCRHEEFP, from the coding sequence ATGATCGAGACGACGCCGCTGGCGGATATATCGATCACGCGGGTGGTCAGCGAGGCCGGCGTGACGCGGCCGACCTTCTATCAGCAGTTTCCAGATATTCTGGCGGCGGCGCGCGTTGCCGCCTTCCGCCGGCTGGAGACGGCATTTCCGTTCCCGAAGCCGCTGCTGCCGGGAACAGTGCTGACGACCGAGAGAGTACGGGATTGCATCGTCAAGCAAGCCGAGCCTCTCTTCGAGCACTTGGCCGCCCACCGGGCATTTTACGTGAGCGTAATGGACGAGGCCGGCACCGCCGGGTTCTTTGACGAGCTGATCGACTTTACCGCAGCTAGGCTCCTGCCTGAGGCGATGGCCGCCTCGGCAGGCTCTCCGGAGCGGGTAGCCATTACGACGAAGTTCTTCGCCGGCGGCCTTACCTGGCTGACCATCAGGTGGTTGCGAGACGACACGACGTCTTCAGCGGCGGTCATGTCCAGGCAGGTTGCAGACCTGGTTGCGAATTTCATCGGAGGCGTCGTGTCGGCTGAGAGCGATCAGGCGTCACAACAAACTGCCCCCTGTCGGCATGAGGAATTTCCATGA
- a CDS encoding c-type cytochrome: MRVGAILLLLGACDGNMVQQPRADPYEASALLPDGMVMQSPPPGTIDQGAPVRAQAAQRPPMSLALLERGRERFNIYCAVCHAYDGSGNGVVPGQGFPHPPSFHEPRLRAVPAAHFYEVITQGYGIMYSYADRVSPPDRWAIAAYIRALQVSQARRQVTEGGDAD; encoded by the coding sequence ATGCGCGTGGGGGCAATTCTTCTCCTCCTTGGGGCTTGCGACGGCAACATGGTGCAGCAGCCGCGCGCCGATCCCTATGAGGCGTCTGCCTTGCTGCCGGACGGCATGGTGATGCAATCGCCTCCGCCCGGCACGATCGATCAGGGCGCACCTGTCCGAGCTCAGGCGGCGCAGAGACCACCGATGAGCCTTGCGCTCCTCGAGCGTGGGCGGGAGCGGTTCAACATCTATTGCGCCGTTTGCCACGCTTATGATGGCTCGGGGAACGGCGTGGTGCCGGGGCAGGGCTTTCCGCATCCGCCCAGCTTCCACGAGCCGCGTCTGAGGGCCGTGCCCGCAGCCCACTTTTATGAAGTGATCACGCAGGGCTACGGCATCATGTATTCCTATGCGGACCGCGTCTCGCCCCCCGACCGCTGGGCGATCGCCGCCTACATCCGCGCGCTGCAGGTGAGCCAGGCCAGACGACAAGTAACGGAGGGCGGCGATGCGGATTGA
- a CDS encoding lasso peptide biosynthesis B2 protein, whose amino-acid sequence MKNNEMTYFRIGKVYIAKLENSYVIANLNNNEYYYFDGAKALFFDQLCLNHFNPGSNRATVKWSTIKPNDEIFSKEILDNSLILIKNSYIEIEKFTIKHPHEGTTYPWPTEEININLLYVASFMFSYILGSILFMIQKPMLSAKFVKLIKFRRQYNKYNIQQINKTFSIFSRIRKYFYTATEKCYYDSLILSIYLGLLGYNPKWIFAVQLHPFKAHCWVEVDSVIVNDDIAHVTPYNPVFAI is encoded by the coding sequence ATGAAAAACAATGAGATGACATATTTTCGGATCGGAAAGGTGTATATAGCAAAACTAGAAAATAGTTATGTTATCGCCAATCTTAATAACAATGAATATTATTATTTTGACGGAGCCAAAGCATTATTTTTTGACCAATTATGTCTCAATCATTTCAATCCTGGCTCAAATAGAGCTACAGTGAAATGGAGCACTATTAAGCCTAATGATGAAATATTCTCCAAAGAAATTTTAGATAATTCCCTAATTTTGATTAAAAATAGCTATATAGAAATTGAGAAATTTACAATAAAGCACCCACACGAGGGAACCACATACCCATGGCCGACTGAGGAGATAAATATTAATTTGCTATACGTAGCATCATTTATGTTTTCCTATATCTTAGGAAGCATACTCTTTATGATACAGAAGCCGATGCTATCGGCAAAATTTGTCAAACTGATAAAATTTCGGCGTCAATATAACAAATATAATATACAGCAAATCAATAAAACATTTAGTATATTTTCGCGTATCAGGAAATATTTTTATACTGCGACCGAGAAATGTTATTATGATTCCCTAATTTTATCAATCTATCTCGGTCTCCTGGGTTATAACCCAAAGTGGATTTTCGCGGTGCAATTACACCCCTTCAAAGCGCACTGCTGGGTAGAAGTGGATTCCGTAATTGTCAATGATGATATTGCACATGTTACGCCGTACAATCCCGTTTTCGCAATTTAG
- a CDS encoding bifunctional cytochrome P450/NADPH--P450 reductase: MSSSAAVPQPPLKPIVGNLAEIDPARPVQSLMRLAQEYGPFFKLRIFNRRVYVASSQELANELCDETRFNKKVHLALEELRALGGDGLFTAYNEEPNWAKAHRLLMPSFGPIGVRSMFPQMLDIADQMFIRWERFGPDSVIDVADNMTRLTLDTIALCAFNYRFNSFYQNEMHPFVGAMVGALSEAGLRARRLGLVNNLLLSRARQYAADQDLLRKVAHDLINERRRDPHGAEKDDLLNVMLNGVDPVTGEKLSDENIGYQMVTFLIAGHETTSGLLSFATYLLLKNPDVLQKARGLVDEVLGDEMPRVEHLAQLRYIEQILMESLRLWPTASVFAVKPLADTVLAGRYPLAPTDTVMILAPMLHRDPAVWGDDPEAFVPERFAPENAAKLPPNCWKPFGNGARACIGRPFAMQEAQLVLSMMLQRFDFVLDDPGYTLRIHETLTIKPEGLHIRAKARRQSGSLARTLLTTPALAAPTSVLRRAPSLAPLDEKATDLLVLYGSNTGSSEAFANRLAVEATAHGFRPTVGAMDEFAGRLPRSGALIVVTASYEGQPPANARQFVSYVEGLGSGALAGLKYAVFGCGNLQWARTYQAIPKRVDAALAAAGAKRIAERGEADSGGDFFGMFDAWDEKIWPQFERAFGREPVDATVDDKLVVEFARAGRETLLRLGELQQGIVVENRELVDVSKRIAGSKRHIEFALPRGMSYRAGDYLAVLARNPDALVNRVLRRFGIASDTRIILHARGANAGGLPTDQPISCGDLLASFVELSQPATKAQVAALANATRCPPEKQALERLARDDYDAEVLGKRASVIDLLEQFQSCEIDLGAYLAMLPPMRARQYSISSSPLWNPEHATLTVSVVDAPALSGQGRYQGVASSYLARLQPGDRVSIAVRPSNARFHPPADPKTPIIMICAGSGIAPFRGFLQERAAQKAAGQEVGPALLFFGTTDPEVDYLYHEELASWQRDGVVEVLPAFSAKPDGDIKFVQHLVWAERRRIEALFREGAIVFVCGDGKHMAPAVREALVKILKEATGYSDAEAEKWADELEHVRGRYVSDVFA; this comes from the coding sequence TTGTCATCGTCCGCCGCCGTCCCGCAGCCTCCGCTTAAGCCCATTGTCGGCAACCTTGCCGAGATCGACCCGGCAAGGCCCGTGCAGAGCCTCATGCGCCTGGCGCAGGAGTACGGGCCGTTCTTCAAGCTTCGGATCTTCAACCGCAGGGTGTACGTCGCCAGCTCCCAAGAGCTGGCCAATGAGCTCTGCGACGAGACACGCTTCAACAAGAAGGTGCACCTCGCGCTCGAAGAGCTTCGGGCCCTTGGCGGCGACGGCCTGTTCACGGCCTACAACGAGGAGCCGAACTGGGCCAAGGCCCACCGGCTCCTGATGCCGTCGTTCGGACCGATCGGCGTGCGCTCCATGTTCCCTCAGATGCTGGATATTGCCGATCAGATGTTCATCCGCTGGGAGCGGTTTGGCCCTGACAGCGTGATTGATGTCGCCGATAACATGACCCGGCTGACGCTCGATACGATCGCGCTCTGCGCCTTCAACTACCGCTTCAACAGCTTCTATCAGAACGAGATGCACCCCTTCGTCGGTGCCATGGTCGGTGCGCTCAGCGAAGCGGGGCTGCGGGCCCGGCGGCTCGGGCTGGTGAACAATCTTCTGCTGTCCAGAGCGCGCCAGTATGCCGCCGATCAGGATTTGTTGCGCAAGGTCGCCCATGATCTCATCAATGAGCGTCGGCGTGATCCGCATGGCGCCGAGAAGGACGACCTGCTCAACGTAATGCTCAACGGTGTCGATCCGGTGACCGGCGAGAAGCTCAGCGACGAGAACATCGGCTATCAGATGGTCACGTTCCTGATCGCCGGCCATGAGACGACGAGCGGGCTGCTGTCTTTCGCCACCTATCTCCTCCTCAAGAACCCCGACGTGCTGCAGAAGGCACGGGGCCTTGTCGACGAGGTTCTGGGCGACGAGATGCCCCGCGTCGAGCATCTGGCGCAGCTGCGCTATATTGAGCAGATCCTGATGGAGAGCCTGCGCCTCTGGCCGACAGCCTCCGTCTTTGCGGTCAAGCCTCTGGCCGACACCGTGCTCGCCGGCAGGTATCCGCTCGCGCCGACGGACACGGTGATGATTTTGGCGCCGATGCTCCATCGCGATCCTGCGGTCTGGGGCGACGACCCCGAGGCGTTCGTACCCGAGCGGTTCGCGCCCGAGAACGCCGCAAAGCTGCCGCCAAATTGCTGGAAGCCCTTCGGCAATGGCGCGCGCGCATGCATCGGCCGGCCGTTCGCCATGCAGGAAGCGCAGCTGGTTCTCTCCATGATGCTCCAGCGCTTCGACTTCGTGCTCGATGATCCAGGCTACACGCTGAGGATTCACGAGACGCTGACCATCAAGCCAGAGGGACTGCACATCCGTGCTAAAGCCCGGCGGCAATCTGGGTCGCTGGCGCGCACTCTGCTCACCACACCGGCGCTCGCCGCGCCGACGTCAGTTCTGCGGCGGGCGCCTAGCCTCGCGCCGCTGGACGAGAAGGCGACGGATCTTCTGGTGCTCTATGGCAGCAACACCGGCTCATCGGAGGCGTTCGCCAACCGTCTGGCGGTGGAAGCCACAGCCCATGGCTTCCGGCCGACGGTCGGCGCCATGGATGAGTTTGCCGGGCGCCTGCCGAGATCAGGTGCTCTGATCGTGGTGACGGCCTCCTATGAGGGCCAGCCGCCCGCCAATGCGCGCCAGTTCGTCAGCTACGTCGAGGGGCTCGGGAGCGGCGCGCTCGCCGGACTCAAATACGCAGTGTTCGGCTGCGGCAACCTCCAGTGGGCGAGAACCTATCAGGCCATCCCTAAACGGGTAGATGCTGCCTTAGCTGCGGCCGGCGCGAAGCGCATCGCCGAACGGGGCGAGGCGGATTCCGGCGGCGACTTCTTCGGGATGTTCGATGCCTGGGACGAGAAGATCTGGCCCCAGTTCGAGAGGGCGTTCGGCCGCGAGCCAGTTGACGCCACCGTTGATGACAAGCTGGTCGTCGAGTTTGCGCGGGCCGGGCGGGAGACCCTTCTGCGGCTCGGCGAGCTACAGCAGGGCATCGTGGTTGAGAACCGCGAGCTGGTGGATGTCTCGAAGCGGATCGCCGGCTCCAAACGCCACATCGAGTTCGCCTTGCCGAGGGGCATGTCCTACCGCGCTGGCGATTATCTCGCTGTGCTTGCCCGCAACCCGGATGCTCTCGTCAACCGCGTGCTGCGCCGCTTCGGCATTGCCTCAGACACCCGGATCATCCTGCATGCGCGCGGCGCGAACGCGGGTGGGTTGCCGACCGACCAGCCGATCAGCTGCGGCGATCTTCTCGCGAGCTTCGTCGAGCTATCCCAGCCAGCAACAAAGGCCCAGGTCGCGGCCCTGGCGAACGCCACCCGCTGCCCGCCGGAGAAGCAAGCACTGGAGAGGCTCGCCCGTGATGACTATGACGCCGAGGTGCTCGGCAAAAGAGCAAGCGTGATCGATCTTCTAGAGCAGTTTCAGTCCTGCGAGATCGACCTCGGCGCGTATCTTGCCATGCTGCCGCCGATGCGCGCGCGGCAGTATTCGATCTCCTCGTCTCCCTTGTGGAATCCGGAGCATGCCACGCTCACGGTGTCGGTGGTCGATGCCCCGGCACTCTCCGGCCAGGGCCGATATCAGGGTGTGGCGTCGTCTTATCTTGCGCGCCTGCAGCCCGGCGACCGAGTATCGATCGCCGTGCGCCCATCCAACGCCAGGTTTCATCCGCCTGCCGACCCGAAGACGCCGATCATCATGATCTGTGCGGGCTCAGGGATTGCGCCTTTTCGCGGCTTCCTGCAGGAGCGGGCGGCCCAGAAGGCGGCCGGCCAGGAGGTGGGCCCTGCGCTCCTGTTCTTCGGGACGACGGACCCGGAGGTCGATTACCTCTATCATGAGGAGCTTGCCTCCTGGCAGCGGGACGGCGTGGTTGAAGTTCTACCGGCGTTCTCGGCAAAGCCCGATGGGGACATTAAATTCGTCCAGCACCTTGTCTGGGCCGAGCGCCGGCGCATCGAGGCGCTGTTTCGCGAGGGCGCTATCGTTTTCGTCTGCGGCGATGGCAAGCACATGGCCCCGGCCGTGCGCGAGGCGTTGGTCAAGATCCTCAAGGAAGCAACCGGGTATAGCGACGCCGAAGCCGAAAAGTGGGCCGATGAACTCGAGCATGTGCGCGGCCGCTATGTCTCCGACGTGTTCGCCTGA
- a CDS encoding SCO family protein, which translates to MIRVALLLFATLLPVMARAEGPFDPFDVAQIIERPGARVPLDLPLRDAEGKATTLRALGAGKPILLIPVLHTCPNFCGITLARLAEAAEGQRYRPGADVTLLAFGIDPAEMPEDAAANLARLRDERDGKAAPFQAALVGPATSVRGTMDALGYRYAFDPRIGQYAHVAASAMLTADGRLVRWIYGLDPEPAVIEKAVADAREGRTGGLVDRLILLCYHFDPETGRYTLAIERAVRIAGLTTVLLLACLLLKLARRRA; encoded by the coding sequence ATGATCCGGGTGGCGCTTCTCCTCTTCGCAACGCTTTTGCCCGTGATGGCTCGGGCGGAAGGGCCGTTCGATCCGTTCGATGTGGCGCAGATCATTGAGCGCCCCGGTGCCCGCGTGCCGCTTGATCTGCCGCTGCGCGATGCAGAAGGCAAGGCAACAACGCTGCGCGCATTGGGCGCTGGCAAGCCGATCCTCCTCATCCCCGTTCTTCATACTTGCCCGAACTTTTGCGGCATCACCCTCGCTCGCCTCGCCGAGGCCGCCGAAGGGCAGCGCTACAGGCCCGGCGCTGATGTTACCCTGCTTGCCTTCGGGATCGACCCGGCCGAAATGCCAGAGGATGCGGCAGCTAACCTTGCCCGGCTGCGAGACGAGCGGGACGGCAAGGCCGCGCCGTTCCAGGCGGCGCTGGTCGGCCCGGCCACATCAGTCCGCGGCACGATGGATGCGCTCGGCTACCGCTACGCCTTCGACCCCCGCATCGGCCAATATGCCCATGTCGCTGCCAGTGCGATGCTGACCGCGGACGGACGGCTCGTTCGCTGGATCTACGGCCTCGACCCCGAGCCGGCCGTCATCGAAAAGGCCGTCGCCGACGCGAGAGAAGGCCGCACCGGCGGCCTCGTCGATCGTCTGATCCTCCTCTGCTATCATTTCGACCCTGAGACGGGCCGCTATACGCTCGCGATCGAGCGCGCGGTCCGCATTGCGGGCCTTACCACCGTCCTCCTCCTCGCCTGCCTTCTTCTCAAACTCGCGAGGCGGCGCGCATGA
- a CDS encoding DUF3341 domain-containing protein, which translates to MAKGKRLYAVLAEFSRAEALLDGARQLRAAGFDNVEAFTPFPIEGLAETLGFHDQGVPRATLAGGIFGFVAGFFLQVGVNLDFPLDIGGRPLVPPQAFMLISFETMVLCAVIAAVASMLRRNGLPRLHHPLFDNPRFHLASDDRFFLAIMAGPGTDRERARAALEQLSPATLTEVFERHGP; encoded by the coding sequence ATGGCTAAGGGCAAGCGCCTCTATGCGGTCCTCGCCGAATTTTCGCGAGCCGAGGCGTTGCTCGACGGCGCACGGCAACTGCGGGCGGCGGGGTTTGACAATGTCGAGGCCTTTACGCCTTTTCCGATCGAAGGTCTTGCGGAAACATTGGGCTTTCATGACCAGGGCGTGCCACGCGCAACCCTGGCGGGCGGTATCTTCGGATTCGTGGCCGGTTTTTTCCTCCAGGTCGGCGTCAATCTCGATTTTCCGCTCGACATCGGCGGCCGGCCGCTAGTCCCGCCTCAGGCCTTCATGTTGATCTCGTTCGAGACGATGGTGCTGTGTGCGGTGATCGCGGCGGTCGCCTCCATGCTCCGGCGAAATGGTCTACCGCGCCTCCACCATCCGCTGTTCGATAACCCGCGTTTTCATCTTGCGTCCGACGACCGCTTCTTCCTCGCGATCATGGCGGGACCCGGCACGGACCGGGAGAGGGCGCGAGCCGCGCTCGAACAGCTGAGCCCGGCGACGCTGACCGAAGTATTCGAGAGGCACGGACCGTGA